The following DNA comes from Spirochaetota bacterium.
GGTTAGGAAGAAGAGTAAGTCTCCAGCACTCAGAGGTTGCCCTCAAAAGAGAGGTGTCTGCGTAAGGGTCACCACAATGACACCAAAAAAACCTAACTCTGCATTAAGGAAAATAGCAAAAGTTATGCTATCAAACAAAGTTGAAGTAATCGCCTACATACCAGGCATCGGGCATAATCTTCAGGAACACTCAATAGTTTTAGTAAGAGGTGGTAGAGTAAAGGATCTACCAGGCGTCAAGTATCACATAATAAGAGGTGCTCTTGATACACTCGGCGTAGAAGGTAGAAGAACAAGTAGATCAAAATACGGTGCCAAAAAACCCAAATCCTAGGAGGTAGCAAATGAGAAAGAAAAAAGCGTACAAAAAACATACTCCCCAACCAGACCACAAATATAACAGTCAATTAGTTTCCAAAATAATAAACATAGTTATGAAAGATGGTAAAAAACTAAAAGCACAGAACATAGTCTATAAGGCTTTAGAAATCGTTAAGGAAAAAACTAAAAAGAACCCTCTAGAAATACTTGAAAAAGCAATAGAAAATCTCAAACCACAGTTAGAAGTAAGATCTAGAAGAGTCGGAGGAGCAACCTATCAGATACCGGTTGAAGTTAGACCAGAACGAGCGCTATCTTTAGCCATAAGATGGCTAGTAGGTGCTTGTAGAGAACAACAAGGAAAAGATATGTTCCAAAAGTTAGCAGATGAAATTATAAACGCCTACAATGAACAAGGCAACGCTATAAAGAAGAAGATAGAAACACACAAAATGGCAGAATCAAACAAAGCCTTTGCTCACTACAGATGGTAGTTATAATTCCACTCAAAAGAAAAACATTAGACTAGAGAAGCAAAAAAGTTATGAAACTGAAGACTTTTCAATCCAACTCTTTTCTTAACATACTTATAAGTAATTCTATAGGTTAGCAAAATTTAAATCTAACCCCATTTAGTCTAGTTAGAAAGATTATCACAAACTCATATATCATACTATCAAGTTAAAAAAATCAAGAGGACAATTATGCCTGTAAACTTCATAAAGATAAAGGATCTCATAAGTTCCAGAAAAGGTGATGTAATTGTTGAAAGGGAAAACATAACTACCGTAAAGTTTGAAAACGACAAATTAGTCTCAATAAATAACACAGAAAAAGAGGGAATAGGAGTTAGACTGATAGTCAATAGTAGAGTCGGGACTTCTTCAACAAACGACGCATCAAAAATAGAAGAAACATTTCAAAAAGCAGAGGAAATCAGTAAGTTTGGTGAGGAACTAGATATTTCGTTTCCGAAGCAACCTTCATTCTCAATACCTATCAAGATATACGACTCATCTCTTGAAAACGTGAATGAAAGAGACATGGTTGAACTAGGAGAAGAGATCATAGGCTCAATAAAGGAAATAGATCCATCAATAGTTGTAAACCTAACGATAGAAAAAGGTTTTATAACAAAAACAATCATTAACTCATCGGGTCTTGACCTATCATTTGACAAAACAATCTGGGGTATATCGGTAGAAGGAGTTTATGTAGGAAGAGATGAAAGCTTACTGTGGTTATACGATGACAAACATACCTCAAGGTATGATATTGACTTTTCATCAATGGTATCACATATAAGAAACATCTACTTTTTTGCTCAAACTAGCGCAAAAGTCCAAACAGGGAAATATCCTGTTATATTCGCACCAAACTGCCTGTACGACCTGATAAAAATCATGACGATCTCATTTTCTGCGGAGAATGTTTATAAAGGTATATCACCAGTTGGCGATAAGATAGGACACGAAATACTATCCAACAAGTTTTCTCTAGCCGACTCTCCACACATTGAATGGGGAATTAATTCTCAACCTTTTGATGACGAAGGTGTCTTGACAAACTACAAGGAGATTGTATCAAACGGCATCCTTAAGACATTTGTAAATGACCTAAGAACTGCTTATCTTCAAAACCAGACACCTACTGGAAATGGCTTTAGGTCATTCTCCTCCTTGCCAAAGCCATCTTTCTCCAACATAATTATTCCAAGAGGAGAGTATACCCTGAAAGAGATGATATCACTTCTGGATAGAGGTCTGATAGTATATCAGTTCCTAGGTGGGGGACAGAGTAATATCAACGCTGG
Coding sequences within:
- the rpsG gene encoding 30S ribosomal protein S7, which encodes MRKKKAYKKHTPQPDHKYNSQLVSKIINIVMKDGKKLKAQNIVYKALEIVKEKTKKNPLEILEKAIENLKPQLEVRSRRVGGATYQIPVEVRPERALSLAIRWLVGACREQQGKDMFQKLADEIINAYNEQGNAIKKKIETHKMAESNKAFAHYRW
- a CDS encoding TldD/PmbA family protein, with protein sequence MPVNFIKIKDLISSRKGDVIVERENITTVKFENDKLVSINNTEKEGIGVRLIVNSRVGTSSTNDASKIEETFQKAEEISKFGEELDISFPKQPSFSIPIKIYDSSLENVNERDMVELGEEIIGSIKEIDPSIVVNLTIEKGFITKTIINSSGLDLSFDKTIWGISVEGVYVGRDESLLWLYDDKHTSRYDIDFSSMVSHIRNIYFFAQTSAKVQTGKYPVIFAPNCLYDLIKIMTISFSAENVYKGISPVGDKIGHEILSNKFSLADSPHIEWGINSQPFDDEGVLTNYKEIVSNGILKTFVNDLRTAYLQNQTPTGNGFRSFSSLPKPSFSNIIIPRGEYTLKEMISLLDRGLIVYQFLGGGQSNINAGEFSVNVETGFYIENGKITGRVKDTMLFGNVFEIFKKVIQASKETKNVYNAVLPYIMVDSVNVSSEV
- the rpsL gene encoding 30S ribosomal protein S12, whose amino-acid sequence is MPTINQLVRKGREKVRKKSKSPALRGCPQKRGVCVRVTTMTPKKPNSALRKIAKVMLSNKVEVIAYIPGIGHNLQEHSIVLVRGGRVKDLPGVKYHIIRGALDTLGVEGRRTSRSKYGAKKPKS